GCCGGTACTCCACCTTCTCCACCACGCCACCGATGGGTGTGCGGTTCACGTGCACGTTGAAGACGTTGAGGAAGATGGAGATGCGCGTGCGCGGCCGGCCGTCGAGCTCGACAGTCGCGACCTCGGTCACTTTGCCGTCCGCCGGCGACACGATCGCGCCCGGTTCCTGCGGGATGGCGCGCTCCGGGTCGCGGAAGAACCACAGGAAGAACGCCGCCAATGGCAGCGGGATGAGGGCGTACCCCCAGCCGAACAGCCAACCGAGCAACGCGCCGACCGCCGCGAGGGCGAGCGCGTAGTAGATGCCGTCGCGCACCATGGAATCATTGATTATAGCTGCGCCTTGAGAGTGGCCCCAGCAAACAAAACCCCGGCGCGCGGCCGGGGTCTCGGCTATCTCGGAGACTGGATTGCTTATGCTACCTGGTGCGCGGTCCGCCGGTGCTGCTGCTCGATGATCTCCATCTGGTCCTTCAGGCGGAGTTTGAGCTTCTTCAGACGGACCTCTTCCAGCTTCTCGTCTTCGCTTAAGTATCTTTTTTGGATGAGTGAATCGAGGCGTTGTGCGTACTGCTGATGCTCTTGCGCCAACCGACGAAATTCTTCGTGGTTGGCAATGAGGTCATCGTGGAGTGCCATCCAGAAGTCCTCCTACCAAGACTTGGACAGGCAACGCTAGCACAGGGGTTTTCCCCGATTCAACGGTTTTCGGCTCCGAGAGAGTTTGCACCGAGGATGGTGCAATAGTCGCTCCTTGCAATGGTGGTCGGCTGGTGGTCGGTGGTCGAAAAATCAGATCACCGACCACCACCGACCACCGACCACTTGTTCAGGCGAACGTGAACTTATAGAGGACCGCGTCCTCTTCCGGCTGCCGGTAGTACCCAGGCCGGCGCCCGCCCTCCACGAACGCCCACTTCTCGTAGAGCGACCGCGCCGCGGCGTTCGACGCCCGCACCTCGAGGAACACAGCCGACGCGCCCTGCGCCCGCGCCCTGTCCAGCAGCTCCCCGACCAGGCGCGTGCCGTGGCCCCGCCGCCGCGCCTCGGGCTCGATGGCCAGGTTCTCGATCTCCCACTCGCCGCCCACCGTCTGTGCGACCAGGAAACCCTCGACCTTGCCTCCGTTCTCGATGACCAGCGCGATCCGCCGCCAGTCGGTCGCGAGCTCGGGGGCATTGAAGATCTTGTCGTAGTCGGCGGCGGTCCAGTGCGCCGCCGTCGCGGCATGCTTCTCGATGGCCTGCATCGCGGGCAGGTCCTCGGGCTTGGCGGGACGGATCCTCAAGGAAGGGGTCATGCTGAGGAGCCCGCCGCGGCGGGCGAGCGAGCGCTTTCTTCAGCGAGCGAGCAGCGACGAAGCATCTTGGTTCTCATGGCTTCGCGAATATCTCCGCGTCGGAGCGCCGAATGTAGTTGGCGTCGAGCTGCTCGACCGTGACCGTCTCGCCGCGCGCCAGCTTCCCCGCCCCGATGCGCGCGACGTCCGCGGCACTTGGACGCGGCACCGCCGTCCACTGCACGCCGACCTCGCTCAGCAGCCGCGAGACGCTCCCGTCCGAGGTCACGACCGGCAGCGCCGGCTTCGACTCCCCGCGCAGGTGCGCGATGAAGTCCGCCTGCGAGAGCAGCTCCTCCCGCAGCGTCCTCCCCCGCCCGTCGGCGACCTCGTATTCCCCGAAGAACACTTCCTGCCGCTGCGCGTCGAGCGCGGTCGCCACTCTCTTCGGCAGGGACGGCCTTCTGGCCGTCTCTG
This genomic stretch from Terriglobales bacterium harbors:
- a CDS encoding DUF465 domain-containing protein, whose translation is MALHDDLIANHEEFRRLAQEHQQYAQRLDSLIQKRYLSEDEKLEEVRLKKLKLRLKDQMEIIEQQHRRTAHQVA
- the rimI gene encoding ribosomal protein S18-alanine N-acetyltransferase, with protein sequence MRIRPAKPEDLPAMQAIEKHAATAAHWTAADYDKIFNAPELATDWRRIALVIENGGKVEGFLVAQTVGGEWEIENLAIEPEARRRGHGTRLVGELLDRARAQGASAVFLEVRASNAAARSLYEKWAFVEGGRRPGYYRQPEEDAVLYKFTFA
- the tsaB gene encoding tRNA (adenosine(37)-N6)-threonylcarbamoyltransferase complex dimerization subunit type 1 TsaB → MDFLLILGIDTSGKQGGIALWREGALLEAAPIAGGTFSAQLIPQVAELLAKHKLKKEDVGGFAVASGPGSFTGLRVGLAAVKGLAEILGKPIAVVSVLEALALSGSTVATPLSASPETARRPSLPKRVATALDAQRQEVFFGEYEVADGRGRTLREELLSQADFIAHLRGESKPALPVVTSDGSVSRLLSEVGVQWTAVPRPSAADVARIGAGKLARGETVTVEQLDANYIRRSDAEIFAKP